Proteins found in one Actinokineospora alba genomic segment:
- a CDS encoding alkaline phosphatase family protein codes for MKPLVVIDVVGMTPRLLAHMPNLARVGSRGWQAELGTVLPAVTCSVQSTLLTGRTPAETGIVGNGWYFRDLGEIHLWRQHNALVAGEKVWETARRAHPGYTAANVCWWYAMGATTDLTVTPRPIYHADGRKSPDCYTRPPELHDRLTGSLGAFPLFQYWGPTASIGSSRWIVGAARTILAEDRPDLLLVYVPHLDYDLQRFGPDSPQAITAARDVDAAIAPLLADAEAAGATVVALSEYGITAARKPVDINRALRAQGLLEVYTQAGMEYLDPWTSRAFAVADHQLAHVYVADPADVPRVRAILGELPGVDTLLDRAAQATVGLDHPRSGELVAIAEPDAWFTYYYWNDDSRAPDFARGVDIHRKPGYDPAELFFDPADPLVKAKAGLTLARKKVGLRYTMKAVPLDPSCVRGTHGRLPDRAADGPVLLCSDPAAPAAVERDGRIAATDVRDLLLTLQGLPVKEFVR; via the coding sequence ATGAAGCCACTCGTCGTGATCGACGTCGTCGGGATGACGCCCCGGCTGCTGGCGCACATGCCAAACCTGGCCCGGGTCGGTTCCCGCGGCTGGCAGGCGGAACTGGGCACGGTGCTGCCCGCCGTCACCTGCAGCGTGCAGTCGACGCTGCTCACCGGGCGCACCCCCGCCGAAACCGGGATCGTCGGCAACGGCTGGTACTTCCGCGACCTCGGCGAGATCCACCTCTGGCGCCAGCACAACGCCTTGGTGGCGGGGGAGAAGGTGTGGGAGACCGCCCGACGCGCCCACCCGGGCTACACCGCCGCGAACGTCTGCTGGTGGTACGCCATGGGCGCCACCACCGACCTCACCGTCACCCCACGCCCGATCTACCACGCCGACGGCCGCAAATCGCCTGACTGCTACACCCGCCCACCCGAGCTGCACGACCGGCTCACCGGGTCGCTCGGCGCCTTCCCGCTGTTCCAGTACTGGGGACCGACCGCGTCGATCGGGTCGAGCCGCTGGATCGTCGGCGCGGCCCGGACGATCCTCGCCGAGGACCGGCCCGACCTGCTGCTCGTCTACGTCCCGCACCTCGACTACGACCTGCAGCGGTTCGGCCCGGACTCCCCACAGGCGATCACGGCCGCGCGCGACGTCGACGCGGCGATCGCCCCGCTGCTCGCCGACGCCGAAGCCGCGGGTGCCACGGTCGTCGCCCTGTCCGAGTACGGGATCACCGCCGCCCGCAAGCCGGTGGACATCAACCGTGCGCTGCGGGCCCAGGGTCTGCTGGAGGTGTACACGCAGGCGGGCATGGAGTACCTCGACCCGTGGACGTCACGGGCGTTCGCGGTCGCCGACCACCAGCTCGCGCACGTGTACGTGGCCGACCCGGCCGACGTCCCCCGGGTGCGGGCGATCCTGGGCGAACTGCCCGGCGTCGACACCCTGCTCGACCGCGCGGCCCAGGCGACTGTCGGGCTCGACCACCCGCGCTCCGGCGAACTCGTCGCCATCGCCGAGCCGGACGCCTGGTTCACCTACTACTACTGGAACGACGACAGCCGGGCACCGGACTTCGCCCGCGGCGTCGACATCCACCGCAAACCCGGCTACGACCCGGCCGAACTGTTCTTCGACCCCGCCGATCCCCTCGTCAAGGCCAAAGCCGGGCTGACGCTGGCGCGCAAGAAGGTCGGTTTGCGGTACACGATGAAGGCCGTGCCACTGGACCCGTCGTGCGTGCGCGGCACCCACGGCAGGCTTCCCGACCGGGCGGCGGACGGCCCGGTGCTGCTGTGCTCCGACCCGGCCGCGCCCGCCGCCGTCGAACGCGACGGCCGCATCGCCGCCACCGACGTCCGAGACCTGCTGCTGACCCTGCAGGGGCTACCCGTGAAGGAGTTCGTCCGATGA
- a CDS encoding sugar phosphate isomerase/epimerase family protein — protein sequence MSRPITLFTGQWADLPFDEVCALAAKWGYDGVEIACSGDHFEVDRAVGEDGYVEAKLAQLDRHGLKVFAISNHLVGQAICDDPIDFRHQAILPTRIWGDGEPEGVRQRAAADMADAARAAAKLGVDTVVGFTGSKIWKYVAMFPPVPESVIEDGYADFARRWNPILDVFDEVGVRFAHEVHPSEIAYDYWTTKRAMAAVGNRPAFGLNWDPSHFVWQDLDPVGFILDFADRIYHVDCKDTRKRFDGRNGRLGSHLPWGNPRRGWDFVSTGHGDVPWEDCFRALNAIGYRGPISVEWEDAGMDRLRGAQEAVTFVRNLVFDPPTASFDAAFSTQTDDSDR from the coding sequence ATGAGCCGCCCGATCACCCTGTTCACCGGCCAGTGGGCCGACCTGCCCTTCGACGAGGTGTGCGCGCTCGCGGCGAAGTGGGGGTACGACGGCGTCGAGATCGCCTGCTCCGGCGATCACTTCGAGGTCGACCGCGCGGTCGGCGAGGACGGCTACGTCGAGGCGAAACTCGCCCAACTCGACCGCCACGGGCTCAAGGTGTTCGCCATCTCAAACCACCTCGTCGGCCAGGCGATCTGCGACGACCCGATCGACTTCCGCCACCAGGCCATCCTCCCCACCCGCATCTGGGGCGACGGCGAACCCGAGGGCGTCCGACAGCGCGCCGCCGCCGACATGGCCGACGCCGCGCGGGCCGCCGCGAAGCTCGGCGTGGACACCGTCGTCGGGTTCACCGGGTCGAAGATCTGGAAGTACGTCGCCATGTTCCCGCCGGTGCCCGAATCCGTGATCGAGGACGGCTACGCCGACTTCGCCCGCCGCTGGAACCCGATCCTGGACGTGTTCGACGAGGTGGGCGTCCGCTTCGCCCACGAGGTCCACCCCTCGGAGATCGCCTACGACTACTGGACCACCAAGCGCGCCATGGCCGCGGTCGGCAACCGCCCGGCGTTCGGCCTCAACTGGGACCCGTCGCACTTCGTCTGGCAGGACCTGGACCCGGTCGGCTTCATCCTCGACTTCGCCGACCGCATCTACCACGTCGACTGCAAGGACACCCGCAAGCGTTTCGACGGCCGCAACGGCAGGCTGGGCTCCCACCTGCCGTGGGGAAACCCCCGCCGAGGCTGGGACTTCGTCTCGACCGGGCACGGGGATGTGCCCTGGGAGGACTGCTTCCGGGCGCTCAACGCCATCGGCTACCGCGGCCCGATCTCGGTGGAGTGGGAGGACGCGGGCATGGACCGACTGCGGGGCGCCCAAGAGGCGGTCACGTTCGTGCGGAACCTGGTCTTCGACCCACCGACCGCGTCGTTTGACGCGGCGTTCAGCACCCAGACCGACGATTCGGACCGCTGA
- a CDS encoding nucleotidyltransferase family protein, producing the protein MPSEAKWTKSQIARLGKNLTKSNPSDPQHIEQLHDLLSIYDESLSEAVELVQSTLSINATPRVKNTGTILEKLKRSGGGSLPNIQDLAGMRIVLDIDWIEQDRIVADLRELFTTSENKKPKEYDRRVTPLQGYRAVHLVVFHNNLPVEIQIRTKLQHQWANLYEKLADIVGRGIRYGERPERWTTIIDTLAKTRGGQDVTSDSEASLELIPSIINVVQRQADEIAAHEFASTLAKNPSFAETLPMIYESLPTEIQIDENVQMIERSIAEINRSVTTLTDLRAKYEPLFTKVWETVRSERVLEVARLLTAQLEAQHGLPMPEEVQQYINNYVDGKIDEIVEKLHNENELPGVH; encoded by the coding sequence ATGCCCTCCGAAGCGAAATGGACGAAGTCACAAATCGCAAGGCTCGGAAAGAATCTGACCAAGTCGAATCCGTCCGATCCGCAGCATATCGAGCAACTTCATGATTTGCTAAGTATTTATGACGAATCCTTGAGCGAAGCAGTAGAGCTAGTACAAAGTACACTATCAATCAATGCAACGCCACGCGTGAAGAATACCGGCACGATTCTCGAGAAATTAAAACGATCCGGCGGCGGCTCGCTACCAAACATCCAAGACCTCGCAGGAATGCGGATCGTACTCGATATCGACTGGATAGAACAAGACAGAATCGTTGCCGATCTACGCGAACTCTTTACTACATCTGAAAACAAGAAGCCCAAAGAATACGACCGCAGGGTGACGCCATTACAAGGGTATCGCGCCGTTCACCTGGTCGTATTCCACAACAACCTTCCCGTAGAAATACAAATCAGGACGAAGCTGCAGCATCAATGGGCAAATCTCTATGAAAAACTTGCAGATATCGTTGGTCGCGGCATCAGATATGGCGAACGACCTGAGAGATGGACGACAATCATCGATACTTTGGCAAAGACGCGGGGTGGTCAGGACGTCACGAGCGACTCGGAGGCATCACTTGAGCTGATTCCCAGCATCATCAACGTGGTGCAGCGACAGGCCGACGAGATCGCTGCGCACGAGTTTGCATCGACGTTAGCCAAGAATCCTAGTTTTGCCGAGACACTGCCGATGATTTACGAGAGTCTTCCAACCGAGATACAAATTGATGAAAATGTGCAAATGATCGAGCGATCGATTGCTGAGATCAACAGATCAGTGACCACACTTACCGATCTCCGCGCCAAGTATGAACCGCTATTTACAAAAGTATGGGAAACGGTTCGCAGTGAGCGTGTCCTTGAAGTCGCGAGGCTATTAACCGCCCAATTGGAAGCGCAGCATGGTTTGCCAATGCCAGAAGAGGTGCAGCAATACATCAACAACTACGTCGATGGTAAGATTGACGAAATAGTCGAAAAGTTGCATAACGAGAACGAACTGCCGGGGGTACACTAG
- a CDS encoding ANTAR domain-containing response regulator codes for MTDVATEAQGPAPRRVLVAEDEALIRLDLVEMLREEGYEVAGEAGDGEEAVRLAGELKPDLVILDVKMPKMDGIEAATMIAGERIAPVVMLTAFSQRDLVERARDAGAMAYLVKPFAKHDLVPAIELAVSRFSELQALETEVAGLTERLETRKVIERAKGLLMSKQGLSEPEAFRWIQRTAMDRRTTMKAVAEAVVENIN; via the coding sequence GTGACCGATGTGGCTACCGAGGCCCAAGGTCCCGCTCCCCGTCGGGTGCTGGTGGCCGAGGATGAGGCGTTGATCCGGCTCGACCTGGTCGAGATGCTCCGGGAAGAGGGGTACGAGGTCGCCGGTGAGGCCGGTGACGGTGAAGAGGCTGTGCGGCTGGCCGGTGAGCTCAAGCCCGACTTGGTGATCCTCGACGTCAAGATGCCCAAGATGGACGGTATCGAGGCCGCCACCATGATCGCCGGTGAGCGGATCGCTCCCGTGGTCATGTTGACCGCGTTCAGCCAGCGCGACCTGGTCGAGCGGGCCCGCGACGCCGGTGCCATGGCTTATCTCGTCAAGCCCTTCGCCAAGCACGACCTGGTGCCCGCGATCGAGCTGGCAGTCAGCCGCTTCTCCGAGCTGCAGGCCCTCGAGACCGAGGTCGCCGGGCTGACCGAACGCCTGGAGACCCGCAAGGTCATCGAGCGCGCCAAGGGGCTGCTGATGAGCAAGCAGGGCCTCTCCGAGCCGGAGGCGTTCCGCTGGATCCAGCGCACCGCGATGGACCGCCGCACCACCATGAAGGCGGTCGCCGAGGCCGTAGTGGAGAACATCAACTAG